The stretch of DNA TTCAATATGAGAATGTATAGAGTTGGTTGAAGAAGTATCTGCAAATTCTCTTTTTTGATCATTTGAAGATATTTCTTCATTGCTTTTTATGTCATTGTATCTTTCCGTATAATCATTTTGATTATAAGAATTTTGAAGAGCTCTTTTTAATTCTTCATAATGTAACTGATTATTTTCTTCTTGTTTTGCAACACCAACAAGGCAAGGATTTTTTTCAAGCTCATCTATGATTAACTTTTCTAGTTCAAAACGACCTAGGGTTAATATAGTAATGGAATGTTTTAGCTCAGCTGAAAGCGAAATTTTTTGGGTAGTTTTCAGTCCTTGCTTTATTTCCAAAGCCATTCAAAGTTTCTCCAAGCTATCTTATTAAATGTAAAACGGTTTCTGGGATTTGATTTGCTTGTGCTAAAACAGATGTCCCTGCGGTAACAAGTATTTTACTTTGTGCAAATTTAGCAGATTCAGCTCCGTAGTCTGCGTCCCGAATTCTAGACTGAGCAGCACTCAAATTCTCACTTCCGATATCAATGGAGGTGATAGTTGAGTTCAATCTGCTTTGCAATGCTCCAAGTGCTGCTCTTGTTTTAGTCACTTTAAGCATAGAGTCATCAAGTGCCGAAAAAATATCTTCTGTTTGACCTCCTCCAAGCTCTCTTCCATTTTCTCCTTCGATACTCAATTCAGAAAGTTTTGTAAGAGAATCATTTAACTCAGTTAAATCATCAAATTTAAGAGTAATTATTTCATTATCTTCATTTGTTTCACCATCTGATTTTCTAAAATTTACTCCAACTTGAATATTAATATCAGTTTGTTCTTCAGGAGATAGAAGTTTTCTTCCATTAAATTCTGTTTGGTCTTTTATGCGATTCACTTCTTTTCCAAGTTCTTGAAATTCTTTATTCAAAAATGATCTTTCTGTTTCACCAACCGTATCGCTAGCCGCTTGTGTTGTCAGTTCTCTCATTCTAATTACTATATTATTTAATTCACTTAAACCACCTTCACCGGTTTGTAAAAATGAAATACCATCCGAAGCATTTCGTTTTGCTTGAGCAAAGCTTCTAATTTTTGCTCTCATTGTTTCTGAAATAGCAAGACCAGCGGCATCATCTGAAGATTTATTAATTCTTAGTCCAGAAGATAATCTTTGCAAACTATCTGTTAATTCTGTTTGGCTTTCACTTAACTGTCTTTGAGCCATTAAACTATCAATATTAGATTTAATTCTAATTCCCATAAAAAATATTCCTTAAATTTTTTTAACGTAACAAAGATAAAGCCATTTCTGGTCGTTGATTTGCTTGTGATAGAATGGCAAGTCCACCTTGAGATAAAATTCTGCTTTGTGATAACTTTGCAGTTTCTTCTGCAAAATCTGTGTCACGAATACGGCTATTTGCTGCCATCATATTTTCTGTGTTTATGGAAATATTACTTATCGCTGAATTTAATCTGGATTGAGTTGCACCTAAAGTTGCTCTTGTTGATGCAATCATATTTAAACTTTCATCAATCGTATTTAAATTTGATGCAATTTGTTCTCTGTCTTCTCCAGCGAGAGAAGTGTCCTTTAATCCTAAAGATTCAGAGTTAATTCCTGTTGACTCTTCTCCAAATTGTAACGTTAAAATATCATTTTCTGTTCCGTTATAACCAACTTGTAACGTTATTGGGTTTTCAGAAGTCTGTCCTGATAATAATTTTCTACCATTAAATTCTGTTGTTTCAGAAATACGATCAATTTCTTGTGTTAATTGTTGATACTCTTTATCAATATATTGGCGTTCTTGAGATCCAACTGTATCACTAGCAGATTGCATAGTTAATTCACGCATTCTTATTAGAATATTTGTTGTTTCGTTAAGCCCACCTTCTGCTACTTGGACTAAAGAAACACCATCATTTGCATTTCGTTTTGCTTGCATTAAGCTTCTTGTTTTTGCTCTTAAACCTTCAGAAATAGCAAGTCCTGCAGCGTCATCTGCAGATTTATTTATTCTAAGTCCAGAAGATAATTTTTCCATGCTTGAGGTTAAATCTGAATTATTATTTGATAAAAACCTTTGGGCTGTAAGAGATTCT from Silvanigrella paludirubra encodes:
- a CDS encoding flagellin gives rise to the protein MGLRIKTNVESLTAQRFLSNNNSDLTSSMEKLSSGLRINKSADDAAGLAISEGLRAKTRSLMQAKRNANDGVSLVQVAEGGLNETTNILIRMRELTMQSASDTVGSQERQYIDKEYQQLTQEIDRISETTEFNGRKLLSGQTSENPITLQVGYNGTENDILTLQFGEESTGINSESLGLKDTSLAGEDREQIASNLNTIDESLNMIASTRATLGATQSRLNSAISNISINTENMMAANSRIRDTDFAEETAKLSQSRILSQGGLAILSQANQRPEMALSLLR
- a CDS encoding flagellin; the protein is MGIRIKSNIDSLMAQRQLSESQTELTDSLQRLSSGLRINKSSDDAAGLAISETMRAKIRSFAQAKRNASDGISFLQTGEGGLSELNNIVIRMRELTTQAASDTVGETERSFLNKEFQELGKEVNRIKDQTEFNGRKLLSPEEQTDINIQVGVNFRKSDGETNEDNEIITLKFDDLTELNDSLTKLSELSIEGENGRELGGGQTEDIFSALDDSMLKVTKTRAALGALQSRLNSTITSIDIGSENLSAAQSRIRDADYGAESAKFAQSKILVTAGTSVLAQANQIPETVLHLIR